A genomic region of Streptomyces sp. NBC_00247 contains the following coding sequences:
- the cysD gene encoding sulfate adenylyltransferase subunit CysD — translation MTSVATVPEGTVNPYALSHLDSLESEAVHIFREVAGEFERPVILFSGGKDSIVMLHLALKAFAPAPIPFTLLHVDTGHNFPEVLDYRDRTVAAHGLRLHIASVQDYIDAGTLRERPDGTRNPLQTVPLTEAIQHHRFDAVFGGGRRDEEKARAKERVFSLRDEFSQWDPRRQRPELWQLYNGRHAPGEHVRVFPISNWTELDVWQYIQREHIQLPEIYFAHHREVFDRGGMWLTAGDWGGPKDTEPTQTRLVRYRTVGDMSCTGAVDSDATTLDAVITEIAASRLTERGATRADDKMSEAAMEDRKREGYF, via the coding sequence GTGACGTCCGTCGCCACCGTGCCGGAAGGCACCGTCAACCCGTACGCGCTCAGCCACCTGGACTCGCTGGAGTCGGAGGCGGTGCACATCTTCCGTGAGGTGGCGGGGGAGTTCGAGCGGCCGGTGATCCTCTTCTCCGGCGGCAAGGACTCCATCGTGATGCTCCACCTCGCGCTGAAGGCCTTCGCCCCCGCACCGATCCCCTTCACGCTCCTGCACGTCGACACCGGACACAACTTCCCCGAGGTCCTCGACTACCGCGACCGCACCGTCGCCGCCCACGGACTGCGCCTGCACATCGCCTCCGTCCAGGACTACATCGACGCCGGCACCCTGCGCGAACGCCCCGACGGCACCCGCAACCCCCTCCAGACCGTCCCCCTCACCGAAGCCATCCAGCACCACCGCTTCGACGCCGTCTTCGGCGGCGGACGCCGCGACGAGGAGAAGGCCCGCGCCAAAGAACGCGTCTTCTCCCTCCGCGACGAGTTCTCCCAGTGGGACCCCCGCCGCCAGCGCCCCGAACTCTGGCAGCTCTACAACGGCCGCCACGCCCCCGGCGAACACGTCCGCGTCTTCCCGATCTCCAACTGGACCGAACTCGACGTCTGGCAGTACATCCAGCGCGAACACATCCAGCTCCCCGAGATCTACTTCGCCCACCACCGCGAGGTCTTCGACCGCGGCGGCATGTGGCTCACCGCCGGCGACTGGGGCGGCCCCAAGGACACCGAACCCACCCAGACCCGCCTCGTGCGCTACCGCACGGTCGGCGACATGTCCTGCACCGGAGCCGTCGACTCCGACGCCACCACCCTCGACGCCGTCATCACCGAGATCGCCGCCTCCCGCCTCACCGAACGCGGCGCCACCCGCGCCGACGACAAGATGAGCGAAGCCGCGATGGAAGACCGCAAGCGCGAGGGGTACTTCTAA
- a CDS encoding acyl-CoA dehydrogenase family protein: protein MAATTHTVTNQVPPLVGYDVFGADRALSEAVERHLAPGILLQARQELSTLGQAAGSAQAQEWGAQANENPPKLRTHDRYGHRIDEVEFHPAWHRLLGHAVSAGLTDAWGREGGHVRRAAGFLVWTQAEAGHGCPLSMTHAAVPALRTDPALAAVWEPLLTSHVYEEGLRPAAEKSGVLFGMGMTEKQGGTDVRSNTTGAEPLAADGEYLLTGHKWFCSAPMSDGFLVLAQAPGGLTCFLVPRVLPDGTRNVFAIQRLKDKLGNRSNASSEVEFDGTWARRVGEEGRGVRTIIEMVAATRLDCVVGSAALMRQAVAQAIHHSTRRSAFGGLLIEKPLMRNVLADLALESEAATVLGMRLAAAYDADTEEERAFLRLAVPAAKYWVTKRCTAVVGEALECLGGNGYVEESGMPRLLREAPLNSIWEGSGNVQALDVLRALQREPRALDALLREVGKARGADHRLDGAIKDLLTELADLDGVEARARRIVERMALVLQGSLLVRWAPPEVADAFCASRLGGDWGSAFGTLPHTLDLASVVARARPTGL from the coding sequence ATGGCAGCCACCACCCACACAGTGACCAATCAGGTACCGCCGCTGGTCGGCTACGACGTCTTCGGCGCGGACCGCGCCCTGTCCGAAGCGGTGGAACGACATCTCGCGCCCGGAATCCTGCTCCAGGCACGGCAGGAGCTGAGCACTCTCGGACAGGCGGCCGGATCGGCCCAGGCTCAGGAGTGGGGGGCGCAGGCGAACGAGAATCCACCGAAACTACGCACTCACGACCGATACGGACACCGGATCGACGAGGTCGAATTTCACCCGGCCTGGCACCGGCTGCTGGGCCACGCCGTGTCCGCCGGCCTCACCGACGCCTGGGGCAGGGAGGGCGGCCACGTGCGGCGGGCGGCGGGCTTCCTGGTCTGGACGCAGGCCGAGGCGGGGCACGGCTGCCCGCTGTCGATGACGCACGCGGCGGTGCCCGCGCTCCGTACCGACCCGGCGCTCGCCGCCGTGTGGGAGCCGCTGCTGACCTCGCACGTGTACGAGGAGGGGCTGCGGCCCGCCGCGGAGAAGTCCGGGGTCCTGTTCGGCATGGGGATGACCGAGAAGCAGGGGGGTACGGACGTCCGCTCCAACACGACCGGGGCCGAGCCGCTGGCCGCCGACGGCGAGTACCTGCTCACCGGGCACAAGTGGTTCTGCTCCGCGCCGATGTCGGACGGCTTCCTGGTGCTGGCTCAGGCGCCGGGCGGTCTGACCTGTTTCCTGGTGCCGCGGGTACTGCCGGACGGCACCCGGAACGTGTTCGCGATCCAGCGGCTCAAGGACAAGCTGGGCAACAGGTCCAACGCGTCGAGCGAGGTCGAGTTCGACGGGACGTGGGCCCGCCGGGTCGGCGAGGAGGGCCGGGGGGTGCGCACCATCATCGAGATGGTCGCGGCCACCCGCCTGGACTGCGTCGTCGGTTCCGCCGCGCTGATGCGGCAGGCGGTGGCGCAGGCGATCCACCACAGCACCCGTCGGAGCGCTTTCGGCGGGCTGCTGATCGAGAAGCCGCTGATGCGCAACGTGCTGGCCGACCTCGCGCTGGAGTCGGAGGCGGCGACGGTGCTGGGGATGCGGCTGGCCGCGGCGTACGACGCCGACACCGAGGAGGAACGGGCTTTCCTGCGGCTCGCCGTGCCGGCCGCGAAGTACTGGGTGACCAAGCGGTGCACCGCGGTGGTGGGCGAGGCGCTGGAGTGCCTGGGCGGCAACGGGTACGTCGAGGAGTCCGGCATGCCCCGGCTGCTGCGGGAGGCGCCGCTCAACTCCATCTGGGAGGGCTCCGGCAATGTGCAGGCTCTCGACGTGCTGCGCGCCCTCCAGCGGGAACCGAGGGCGCTGGACGCGCTGCTGCGGGAGGTCGGAAAGGCGCGGGGAGCCGATCACCGGCTGGACGGGGCGATCAAGGACCTGCTGACCGAACTGGCCGATCTGGACGGCGTGGAGGCGCGGGCCCGGCGGATCGTCGAGCGGATGGCACTGGTGCTCCAGGGGTCGCTGCTGGTGCGCTGGGCGCCGCCGGAGGTCGCCGACGCGTTCTGCGCCTCGCGGCTGGGCGGCGACTGGGGATCGGCGTTCGGAACGCTGCCGCACACCCTCGACCTGGCGTCCGTCGTCGCCCGGGCACGGCCGACCGGTCTCTGA
- a CDS encoding putative leader peptide has product MPGTGIALVSRRHVDLCRMSSAICPAG; this is encoded by the coding sequence ATGCCTGGAACTGGAATTGCCTTGGTGAGTCGACGCCACGTCGACCTCTGCCGCATGTCCAGCGCCATCTGTCCGGCGGGCTGA
- a CDS encoding nitrite/sulfite reductase, whose protein sequence is MAATPEQPATTTPRRKAGRHRGEGQWAMGHYTPLNGNEQFKKDDDALNVRARIENIYSKRGFDSIDPNDLRGRMRWWGLYTQRKPGIDGGKTAVLEPEELDDRFFMLRVRIDGGRLTSAQLRVIGEISQQYARGTADITDRQNIQLHWIAIEDVPAIWEKLEAVGLSTTEACGDCPRVIIGSPVAGIAADEIIDGTPAVDEIHERYIGSKEFSNLPRKFKTAISGSPVQDVVHEINDIAFVGVEHPEHGAGFDVWVGGGLSTNPRFAERLGAWVPLDEVPDVWAGVVGIFRDYGYRRLRTRARLKFLMADWGPAKFRQVLEDEYLKRPLLDGPAPAQPTSRWRDHIGVHRQNDGNFYVGFAPRVGRVDGSTLTKIADLAAAHGSDRLRTTVEQKMIVLDVAPDQVDSLVEGLEALDFQVRPSSFRRGTMACTGIEFCKLAIVETKARGASLIDELERRLPEFDEPLTININGCPNACARIQTADIGLKGQLMLDGEGNQVEGYQVHLGGALGLEAGFGRKVRGLKVTSAELPDYVERVLGRYQEEREEGERFATWAARATAESLS, encoded by the coding sequence ATGGCCGCTACCCCTGAACAGCCTGCGACCACCACGCCTCGCCGCAAGGCCGGACGCCACCGCGGCGAGGGCCAGTGGGCGATGGGGCATTACACCCCCCTCAACGGGAACGAGCAGTTCAAGAAGGACGACGACGCTCTCAACGTGCGGGCACGCATCGAGAACATCTACTCCAAGCGCGGCTTCGACTCGATCGACCCGAACGACCTTCGCGGACGCATGCGTTGGTGGGGCCTCTACACCCAGCGCAAGCCCGGGATCGACGGCGGCAAGACCGCCGTGCTGGAGCCGGAGGAGCTGGACGACCGCTTCTTCATGCTCCGGGTACGCATCGACGGCGGCCGGCTGACCTCCGCCCAGCTGCGGGTGATCGGTGAGATCTCCCAGCAGTACGCCCGCGGCACCGCGGACATCACCGACCGGCAGAACATCCAGCTGCACTGGATCGCCATCGAGGACGTCCCGGCCATCTGGGAGAAGTTGGAGGCCGTCGGGCTCTCCACCACCGAGGCCTGCGGCGACTGCCCCCGCGTGATCATCGGTTCGCCGGTGGCGGGCATCGCGGCGGACGAGATCATCGACGGCACGCCGGCGGTGGACGAGATCCACGAGCGGTACATCGGCAGCAAGGAATTCTCCAACCTGCCGCGGAAGTTCAAGACCGCGATCTCCGGTTCACCGGTACAGGACGTGGTCCACGAGATCAACGACATCGCCTTCGTCGGCGTCGAACACCCCGAGCACGGTGCCGGGTTCGACGTCTGGGTCGGCGGCGGGCTCTCCACCAACCCGCGCTTCGCCGAACGGCTCGGCGCCTGGGTGCCGTTGGACGAGGTGCCCGACGTGTGGGCCGGGGTCGTCGGGATCTTCCGCGACTACGGCTACCGCCGTCTGCGCACCCGCGCCCGGCTGAAGTTCCTGATGGCCGACTGGGGTCCCGCCAAGTTCCGCCAGGTGCTGGAGGACGAGTACCTGAAGCGTCCGCTGCTCGACGGCCCCGCCCCCGCGCAGCCCACCTCCCGCTGGCGCGACCACATCGGCGTGCACCGGCAGAACGACGGCAACTTCTACGTCGGCTTCGCCCCGCGCGTCGGCCGGGTGGACGGTTCGACGCTCACCAAGATCGCGGATCTCGCCGCCGCGCACGGTTCCGACCGGCTGCGCACCACCGTCGAGCAGAAGATGATCGTCCTGGACGTGGCGCCCGACCAGGTGGACTCGCTGGTCGAAGGGCTGGAGGCACTGGACTTCCAGGTGCGGCCCTCGTCCTTCCGACGCGGCACGATGGCCTGCACCGGCATCGAGTTCTGCAAGCTGGCGATCGTCGAGACGAAGGCGCGCGGCGCCTCGCTCATCGACGAACTGGAGCGCCGCCTGCCGGAGTTCGACGAGCCGCTCACCATCAACATCAACGGGTGCCCCAACGCCTGTGCCCGTATCCAGACCGCGGACATCGGTCTCAAGGGGCAGCTGATGCTGGACGGCGAGGGCAACCAGGTCGAGGGCTATCAGGTGCACCTGGGCGGCGCGCTCGGCCTGGAGGCCGGCTTCGGCCGCAAGGTCCGTGGCCTGAAGGTCACTTCGGCCGAGTTGCCGGACTACGTCGAGCGGGTACTGGGCCGCTACCAGGAGGAGCGCGAAGAGGGCGAGCGCTTCGCCACCTGGGCGGCGCGGGCCACCGCGGAGTCGCTGTCATGA
- the cysC gene encoding adenylyl-sulfate kinase, with translation MTTDQEISMSVTGTGATVWLTGLPSAGKTTIAYELAGRLKSDGHRVEVLDGDEIREFLSAGLGFSREDRHTNVQRIGFVAELLAANGVKVLVPVIAPYADSRDAVRKRHHSEGTPFLEVHVATPVEVCSVRDVKGLYAKQAAGEISGLTGVDDPYEAPESPDLRIESHQQTVQESATALHALLTERGLA, from the coding sequence ATGACGACTGATCAGGAGATATCGATGAGCGTGACGGGGACGGGAGCCACCGTCTGGCTGACCGGTCTGCCGAGCGCGGGCAAGACCACCATCGCGTACGAACTCGCGGGCCGCCTGAAGAGCGACGGCCACCGGGTGGAGGTCCTCGACGGGGACGAGATCCGGGAGTTCCTCTCCGCGGGCCTCGGCTTCTCCCGCGAGGACCGCCACACGAACGTGCAGCGGATCGGCTTCGTCGCCGAACTGCTCGCGGCGAACGGCGTGAAGGTGCTGGTTCCGGTGATCGCTCCGTACGCGGACAGCCGTGACGCGGTCCGTAAGCGGCACCACTCCGAAGGCACCCCTTTCCTGGAGGTGCACGTGGCCACGCCCGTCGAGGTGTGCTCCGTACGTGACGTGAAGGGGCTGTACGCCAAGCAGGCAGCGGGCGAGATCAGCGGCCTCACCGGGGTCGACGACCCCTACGAGGCACCCGAATCACCCGACCTGCGCATCGAGTCGCACCAGCAGACCGTGCAGGAGTCCGCAACCGCGCTCCACGCGCTGCTCACCGAGAGGGGCCTGGCGTGA
- a CDS encoding LysR substrate-binding domain-containing protein — MELRHLRGFVAVAEELHFGRAARRLRMAQPPLSRQIRGLEKELGVQLFERSTRSVRLTGAGESFLEPVRRVLAGLDTAVGVARAAGRGEYGRVTIGFAGASSHETLPKLTRAVRAAHPGLELVMTGQTYANVALARVADGSLDLGFVRLPVSRPGVAHRVIGEEELICALPCDHPLAGLPAVPLGALADEPFVSFPADAGSTVRDAMEQACAAHGFAPHVVQEAPDSYTIMALVAAGVGVTLTVSSCGHIQQNGLVHRPLAGPPVRRHTALAWREDNPSAALRAVLAVAAQALPTPPVRPATTD, encoded by the coding sequence ATGGAACTGCGCCATCTGAGGGGCTTCGTCGCAGTGGCCGAGGAGCTGCACTTCGGCCGCGCCGCCCGACGGCTCCGGATGGCCCAGCCGCCTCTCAGCCGGCAGATCCGCGGTCTTGAGAAGGAACTCGGCGTCCAGCTCTTCGAGCGCAGTACCCGTTCCGTACGGCTGACCGGTGCGGGGGAGTCCTTCCTCGAACCGGTGCGCCGGGTCCTGGCCGGACTGGACACCGCCGTCGGTGTCGCCCGGGCGGCCGGGCGGGGCGAGTACGGCAGAGTCACCATCGGCTTCGCGGGGGCTTCCTCCCACGAGACCCTGCCGAAGCTCACCCGGGCCGTCCGCGCCGCCCACCCCGGCCTCGAACTGGTCATGACCGGTCAGACCTACGCGAACGTGGCCCTGGCCCGGGTCGCCGACGGCTCGCTCGACCTCGGGTTCGTACGGCTGCCGGTGAGCAGGCCGGGCGTCGCCCACCGGGTGATCGGCGAGGAGGAACTCATCTGCGCGCTCCCCTGCGACCACCCGCTCGCGGGCCTGCCCGCCGTGCCGCTCGGCGCGCTCGCCGACGAGCCCTTCGTCTCCTTCCCGGCCGACGCGGGCTCCACCGTCCGGGACGCGATGGAACAGGCCTGCGCGGCCCACGGGTTCGCCCCGCACGTGGTGCAGGAGGCCCCCGACTCGTACACGATCATGGCGCTGGTCGCGGCCGGGGTGGGCGTGACCCTGACCGTCAGTTCCTGCGGGCACATCCAGCAGAACGGGCTCGTCCACCGCCCCCTCGCGGGCCCGCCCGTACGCCGCCACACCGCACTCGCCTGGCGGGAGGACAACCCCTCGGCCGCCCTGCGGGCGGTGCTCGCCGTGGCCGCGCAGGCGCTGCCCACACCGCCCGTACGACCGGCCACGACCGATTAG
- a CDS encoding GNAT family N-acetyltransferase, which yields MPPTAPTAPMVDVITWSLEQTSPSDLASAKAPDDDVRIVRAEVPSPEFSRFLYTAVGGDVRWTDRLGLTYAQWQEIVDRPGAETWVAYVDGTPAGYVELDPQADGVVEIMYFGLVPAFRGRRIGGHLLSRGTERAWDLAGRWPGRQATRRVWVHTCSLDGPHALANYERRGYRLFDTTVGPEPEVAAPGPWPGAFPA from the coding sequence ATGCCTCCCACCGCTCCCACCGCTCCCATGGTCGACGTGATCACCTGGTCCCTGGAGCAGACCTCCCCCAGCGATCTCGCGTCCGCGAAGGCGCCGGACGACGACGTGCGGATCGTCCGGGCCGAGGTGCCGTCGCCGGAGTTCAGCCGTTTCCTCTATACGGCGGTCGGCGGGGACGTCCGGTGGACGGACCGGCTCGGCCTGACGTACGCGCAGTGGCAGGAGATCGTGGACCGGCCGGGGGCCGAGACGTGGGTGGCGTACGTCGACGGGACGCCGGCCGGGTACGTCGAGCTGGACCCGCAGGCCGACGGCGTCGTGGAGATCATGTACTTCGGGCTCGTCCCGGCCTTCCGGGGGCGCCGGATCGGTGGCCATCTGCTCAGCCGGGGAACCGAGCGCGCCTGGGATCTCGCCGGGCGGTGGCCCGGCCGGCAGGCGACCCGACGGGTATGGGTGCACACCTGCTCGCTGGACGGCCCGCACGCCCTGGCCAACTACGAGCGCCGGGGGTACCGGCTCTTCGACACCACGGTCGGGCCGGAGCCGGAGGTGGCGGCACCCGGGCCGTGGCCGGGGGCGTTCCCGGCCTGA
- a CDS encoding phosphoadenylyl-sulfate reductase, whose product MTDTLRADGLTDAELEELAERAGRELEDASALDILTWAADTFGERFCVTSSMEDAVVAHLASRARPGVDVVFLDTGYHFPETIGTRDAVEAVMDVKVITLTPRRSVAEQDAEHGPKLHDRDPDLCCALRKVKPLEEGLTAYGAWATGLRRDESPTRANTPVVGWDAKRRKVKVSPIARWTQDDVDAYVLEHGVLTNPLLMDGYTSVGCAPCTRRVLEGEDARAGRWAGRGKTECGLHG is encoded by the coding sequence ATGACGGACACGCTGCGGGCCGACGGGCTCACCGACGCCGAGCTGGAGGAACTGGCCGAGCGGGCGGGCCGGGAACTGGAGGACGCCTCGGCGCTCGACATTCTGACCTGGGCGGCGGACACCTTCGGCGAGCGGTTCTGCGTCACCTCCTCGATGGAGGACGCGGTGGTGGCCCACCTCGCGTCCCGGGCCAGGCCCGGCGTGGACGTGGTCTTCCTCGACACCGGCTACCACTTCCCCGAGACCATCGGGACGCGGGACGCGGTGGAAGCGGTGATGGACGTGAAGGTCATCACCCTGACGCCTCGCCGGTCGGTGGCCGAGCAGGACGCCGAGCACGGACCAAAACTGCACGATCGCGACCCCGACCTGTGCTGCGCGCTGCGCAAGGTGAAGCCGCTCGAAGAGGGGCTGACCGCGTACGGCGCCTGGGCGACCGGGCTGCGGCGCGACGAGTCCCCGACCCGGGCCAACACCCCGGTGGTCGGCTGGGACGCCAAGCGCCGCAAGGTGAAGGTGTCGCCGATCGCCCGCTGGACGCAGGACGACGTGGACGCCTACGTGCTGGAACACGGGGTGCTCACCAACCCGTTGCTGATGGACGGTTACACCTCCGTCGGCTGCGCGCCCTGCACCCGCCGGGTGCTGGAGGGCGAGGACGCGCGCGCCGGCCGCTGGGCGGGGCGGGGCAAGACCGAGTGCGGACTGCACGGCTGA
- a CDS encoding YihY/virulence factor BrkB family protein, with product MQAANETPERRSSRLHRARVLYRNVSKRQMAWHLLKDTVNSCMEYRILGLAAEAAFFTLLSLPPLLLGLIGLLGYVDDWTSTTTVASIERNILDAAQTVLSERGVNDFAKPLLDDITNGARPDVISIGFAIALWSGSRAVNVFVETITVMYGLDGQRGIVKTRLLAFLLYVVALLLGAVVLPLLVAGPDRVVDLVPWGTEVLAVLYWPLVILLTIAFLTTLYHVSVPVRSPWMEDVPGALVALGMWVIGSFVLRFYLTSTVEGPTIYGSLAAPIAVLLWIGVSAFAVLVGAAVNAAIDRVWPSLATAEAREANDLARAAQAAEFVARTRPSAWAVYDDDEDGLDEGGDMPSEYPERWSRFLPPEDLRSRLHAAWDKESRDARESKAHRDDKEPREPKDSAEGTVGGSTWRPGAPK from the coding sequence GTGCAGGCAGCAAATGAAACACCCGAGCGGAGATCGAGCCGGCTCCACCGCGCCCGAGTTCTCTACCGCAACGTCTCCAAGCGGCAGATGGCGTGGCATCTGCTCAAGGACACCGTCAACTCGTGCATGGAGTACCGGATCCTCGGGCTCGCGGCCGAGGCGGCGTTCTTCACCCTGCTGTCCTTGCCGCCCCTGTTGCTCGGCCTGATCGGCCTCCTCGGGTACGTCGACGACTGGACCTCGACCACCACGGTCGCCTCCATCGAGCGGAACATCCTCGACGCCGCGCAGACCGTCCTGTCCGAGCGCGGTGTCAACGACTTCGCCAAGCCGCTCCTGGACGACATCACCAACGGGGCCCGCCCCGACGTCATCTCCATCGGCTTCGCCATCGCCCTGTGGTCGGGCTCCCGCGCGGTGAACGTCTTCGTCGAGACCATCACCGTCATGTACGGACTCGACGGCCAGCGCGGCATCGTCAAGACCCGCCTGCTCGCCTTCCTCCTGTACGTCGTCGCCCTGCTGCTGGGGGCGGTGGTGCTGCCGCTGCTGGTGGCCGGCCCGGACCGGGTGGTCGACCTGGTCCCCTGGGGCACCGAGGTCCTGGCCGTCCTGTACTGGCCCCTGGTCATCCTGCTGACCATCGCCTTCCTGACGACCCTCTACCACGTGTCCGTCCCCGTGCGGTCGCCGTGGATGGAGGACGTCCCAGGGGCCCTGGTGGCCCTGGGGATGTGGGTGATCGGCAGCTTCGTCCTGCGCTTCTACCTGACCAGCACCGTCGAGGGCCCGACGATCTACGGCTCCCTGGCGGCCCCCATCGCCGTGCTCCTGTGGATCGGCGTCTCCGCCTTCGCGGTGCTCGTCGGCGCCGCGGTGAACGCGGCCATCGACCGGGTGTGGCCGTCCCTGGCCACGGCCGAGGCCCGCGAGGCCAACGACCTCGCCCGCGCCGCCCAGGCCGCCGAATTCGTGGCCCGGACCCGGCCCTCGGCCTGGGCGGTGTACGACGACGACGAGGACGGCCTCGACGAGGGCGGCGACATGCCCTCCGAGTACCCGGAACGATGGTCCCGCTTCCTGCCCCCGGAGGACCTGAGGTCCCGGCTGCACGCGGCCTGGGACAAGGAGTCGCGGGACGCCAGGGAGAGTAAGGCGCACCGGGACGACAAGGAGCCCCGGGAGCCGAAGGATTCCGCCGAGGGCACGGTCGGCGGCTCCACCTGGCGGCCCGGGGCGCCGAAGTAG
- a CDS encoding GAF domain-containing protein, translating into MESGPARTAPPASGPAPVDAVHALRRAREARLSGRRAAAPRAEIDASWSRVLRSGVDPERAPDGPLMEAEEIEHQRRATALGAVMPLLREGLAAFADGTRQIMVVSDAQGRVLWRQGDRSVMRRAEGILLEEGATWTEPVRGTNAIGTALVARTPVRVHSAEHFVNALQSWTCAAAPVRDPRDGRLIGIVDISGPESTFHPATLALVDSVAKLAESEIRNRHLATIERLRSVAAPILCRIGGRALAVDTHGRLAAVAGMPPVDRLPLPKSLAPGRVWFPSLGMCRVEPLPGGWLVQVLDGASTNASDGPPRRVVLDLGRAGQPVVHVAGPVGTWTQRLSPRHAEMLYALALRKEGCTASELARDIFGDGTRTVTVRAEISRMRRHLAEVLAHRPYRFREGVDVEVVHPDEPADLLPHSTAPVVVRARASAGSS; encoded by the coding sequence ATGGAGTCAGGCCCTGCCCGAACCGCCCCGCCGGCTTCCGGGCCGGCACCCGTCGACGCGGTGCACGCGCTGCGCCGGGCCCGCGAGGCACGGCTGTCGGGCCGGCGCGCGGCCGCGCCCCGGGCGGAGATCGATGCCTCCTGGTCCCGGGTGCTGCGCAGCGGGGTGGACCCGGAGCGGGCGCCGGACGGGCCACTGATGGAGGCCGAGGAGATCGAACACCAGCGGCGTGCCACGGCGCTCGGCGCGGTGATGCCGTTGCTGCGCGAGGGGCTGGCGGCCTTCGCGGACGGCACGAGGCAGATCATGGTGGTCAGCGACGCGCAGGGGCGCGTGCTGTGGCGGCAGGGCGACCGTTCCGTGATGCGGCGGGCGGAGGGCATCCTGCTGGAGGAGGGCGCCACGTGGACCGAGCCGGTGAGAGGGACGAACGCGATCGGCACGGCGCTGGTCGCGCGTACCCCCGTTCGGGTGCACTCCGCGGAGCACTTCGTGAACGCCCTGCAGAGCTGGACGTGCGCGGCGGCGCCGGTGCGCGACCCGCGTGACGGGCGCCTGATCGGCATCGTCGACATCAGCGGTCCGGAGTCCACCTTCCACCCGGCGACGCTGGCCCTGGTGGACTCGGTGGCCAAGCTCGCCGAGAGCGAGATACGCAATCGTCATCTGGCGACGATCGAGCGGCTGCGGTCGGTGGCCGCGCCGATTCTCTGCCGGATCGGTGGCCGGGCCCTCGCCGTGGACACCCACGGCCGGCTGGCGGCGGTGGCCGGGATGCCGCCGGTGGACCGGCTGCCGCTGCCCAAGTCGCTCGCCCCTGGCCGGGTGTGGTTCCCGTCGCTGGGGATGTGCCGGGTGGAGCCGCTGCCCGGAGGCTGGCTGGTCCAGGTGCTGGACGGGGCGTCCACGAACGCCTCGGACGGGCCGCCGCGCCGGGTGGTGCTGGACCTGGGGCGGGCCGGGCAGCCGGTGGTGCACGTGGCGGGGCCGGTGGGGACCTGGACGCAGCGGCTCTCGCCCCGGCATGCGGAGATGCTGTACGCACTGGCCCTGCGCAAGGAGGGGTGTACGGCCTCCGAGCTGGCGCGGGACATCTTCGGCGACGGAACCCGCACGGTGACGGTGCGCGCCGAGATCTCCCGGATGCGCCGTCACCTCGCGGAGGTGCTGGCCCACCGCCCGTACCGCTTCCGGGAGGGGGTCGACGTGGAGGTCGTCCACCCGGACGAACCGGCCGATCTGCTGCCGCACTCGACCGCGCCGGTGGTGGTGCGGGCCAGGGCCTCGGCGGGGAGCTCCTGA